In Polyangiaceae bacterium, the genomic window ACCCTTCTCGGGGACCAGTCGGCCGAAGTAGCCCACCACGAATCGTCCTCGGAGCCCCAGTCTCGCGCGGAGCTCCCCCACGTCCATCGGGCGGAACAGATCCAGGTCCGTACCCAGCGGGATGATGGCAAGCGGGGTATCCAGTCCCCAACCTCGTTCGAAGATGGACTGGCCCTCGTGGCTCATCACCGCGATGCCGTCCGACGCCAGACGCCCCGCGGCGTTCAACGTGCCGATCGCGAGGTCGCGAGCCACGCCTCGGGGGTCGCGGTTCCGCGCCGAGCGTACAGCCTCGCGCCAACGATTCCGCTCGATGTTCTCTGGGGTAAACGGCACAACGCGCGCTCCGAGGCGCCTCCCCACTATCGCTGCCTGGACGACCAGCACGCATCCTGGATCATGCTCGACGAAAATGACGTCGGGCCGAACGTGCCGGGCCAGCCGACCGAGACCTCCGAACCAGGAGAAGCGCTGCGAGCCGGCGATTCTCCAAGGCAACGTGTGCAACGTGTAGCTTGCGTCCGGGGGCGCTGGAGAACACTCCTTCGTTCGGCCGTCCGCCAGCGGGATGCGCTCCACGCAGGCAATGTGCACCTCCCAGCCGGGTCTCTGACCCAGTCGATCGTAGGCGCGACGATGAGGGAGATTGACGCTGGCTTCCGAGAGCACGAGGACGCGAGTCACGCTCCACCTACCAAGGCATCGATGAGTCTGTCCGTTTCCTGGTCGAGATGATCGGACGGCGTGTAGCCGTGGCGCGCCAGCCGCGCGATCGAGTACTCAAATCGCGGCCGCTCCGGACCGCTCGGCTTCACGACCGGTACGCTCCGACCCAGGCGACGGCCGGCGCGCTCGGCCACTCGCGCCGCCAGGGCGGCGACGGTCAGCGTCATGCCGCCCCCGACGTTGTAGAGAGGCTCGCCGACGTCGCCGTCGTCCAAGCCCCCCAGGATCCGTGCCGCTTGAGCCACGTCCTCGACCCAGACGAAGTCGCGATGCTGCGTGCCTGGGGTGGCGAGCTCGATCTGCGTTCCCGTGGCCGCTTGGCGGCAGAGGTCGTTGTGGACGGGAGCGGTGCGGCGCGGGTCTTCCAAGGCAGCGCCGTACACGTTGGCCAGGCGCATGCAGATCGCAAACGGGCGTCCGACGGCGCGGTTCAGCTCCTGGCAGAACGCCTCGCCCACCACGTGCGCCGCGGAATAGGTGTCGACGGGCCAGATGCGCGACTGCTCGTCGACCACGCCAGCAGCCTCAGGACCGTAGACGGACGCAGTCGACGCGAACAGGAAGCGCCTGACGCCCGCCGCCCGGCTCGCCGCCAAGAGCGAACGGGTGGCCAGACCTGAGACCGCCACGGCCGCCGCCGGGTCGGCCGCGCTGGCCGCGGGCGAGAGCGACGCTAGATGCAGCACGACGTCGACACCGAGGGGCAGCTTCTGCAACGCGGCTTCGTCGGTCAGCTCGGTCAGCCTCAGCTCGAACTTCCTGACCCACTCCGCAGCAGGCGGGAGCCGCCGGCCCGAGAGCACAACGCTGGCGCCATGCTGCTTCATGGCTTCCGCGATCCGCCCACCGAGATAGCCAAACGCACCTGTTATGAGCACACGCATGGCGGGTCTCTCAGTGGGAGGAAAGTCGCGCCAGATACGCGTGGATCTGGGCGATCGAGTGCTCCAGCATCGCGCCCTCGGCGCGCCCCTCCGTGAACCAGCGACGATACCAGTCCACGGTCCACTCGACGGACTCTTGCGCGGAAAGCTCGGCGACCCACCCCAGGTAGTCGGCGGCGCGCTCCGAGGCCAGCCTCAACATGCGCGCTTCGTGGGGCTCCGCCCGTTCGGGAGGCGGCACCTCGATGCTGGCTTCGGGCCACGCCGACAGGAACTCCGTGGCCACTTGATGGGCCGTGACGCTGGGTCCGAGCTTGGGGCCGAAATTGAAGGCTTCCGGCACGCGGTGGCGCAACTCT contains:
- a CDS encoding NAD(P)-dependent oxidoreductase; translation: MRVLITGAFGYLGGRIAEAMKQHGASVVLSGRRLPPAAEWVRKFELRLTELTDEAALQKLPLGVDVVLHLASLSPAASAADPAAAVAVSGLATRSLLAASRAAGVRRFLFASTASVYGPEAAGVVDEQSRIWPVDTYSAAHVVGEAFCQELNRAVGRPFAICMRLANVYGAALEDPRRTAPVHNDLCRQAATGTQIELATPGTQHRDFVWVEDVAQAARILGGLDDGDVGEPLYNVGGGMTLTVAALAARVAERAGRRLGRSVPVVKPSGPERPRFEYSIARLARHGYTPSDHLDQETDRLIDALVGGA